A section of the Candidatus Omnitrophota bacterium genome encodes:
- a CDS encoding flavodoxin domain-containing protein — protein MNKPVKIGKDIYWVGVIDWNIRNFHGHTYSTLRGTTYNAYLILDDKVTLVDTVMGSFSKGLIDNIAQLIAPEKIDYIISNHVETDHSGALPEILKLNPKAKVYCSAKGKEGLFKHYYGNWDFQVVKTNDKLKLGKKTLSFIETPMIHWPDSMFTYLAEDQILLPNDAFGQHYATSERFDDEVDECALMDEAAKYYANILIPLSPIILKKIQELVKMNLPIKMIAPSHGIIWRRDPGKIINAYTSWAKNETKSKVIVVYETMWQSTEKMARKITEGLTDAGISVKLFDIAQTDRTEVIKELLDAKGICLGSSTHDNDMLANIASFLELLKGLKPKNRVAGAFGSYGWAGGALKEIENAVGASGIKLVQPSLGVKYVPDDKELEACYNWGKDFAKNI, from the coding sequence ATGAATAAGCCAGTTAAGATAGGTAAAGATATTTATTGGGTAGGCGTCATTGATTGGAATATAAGAAATTTCCACGGCCATACCTATAGCACTCTAAGGGGCACTACTTATAATGCCTATTTGATTTTGGATGATAAGGTTACCTTGGTTGATACTGTGATGGGTTCTTTTAGCAAAGGGCTGATTGATAATATAGCGCAGTTAATTGCACCAGAAAAAATAGACTATATAATTTCCAATCATGTCGAGACAGACCATTCCGGAGCACTGCCTGAGATTTTAAAGCTTAATCCAAAGGCAAAGGTCTACTGTAGCGCCAAAGGCAAGGAAGGTCTTTTTAAACACTACTATGGCAATTGGGATTTTCAGGTTGTGAAGACTAATGATAAGTTGAAATTAGGCAAAAAGACATTGAGCTTTATCGAGACGCCTATGATTCACTGGCCGGATAGCATGTTTACCTATCTAGCCGAAGATCAGATTCTTCTTCCTAATGATGCCTTTGGCCAGCATTATGCAACAAGTGAGCGATTCGATGATGAGGTAGATGAGTGTGCGCTTATGGATGAGGCAGCCAAATACTACGCAAACATACTCATCCCTTTAAGCCCTATCATTTTAAAAAAGATACAGGAGTTAGTAAAAATGAATTTGCCTATTAAGATGATTGCTCCTAGCCACGGTATTATTTGGCGCAGAGATCCAGGCAAGATAATTAATGCCTATACTTCTTGGGCCAAGAATGAGACCAAATCTAAGGTAATTGTTGTCTATGAGACGATGTGGCAGTCCACAGAGAAAATGGCAAGAAAGATTACAGAAGGCCTAACTGATGCTGGTATTTCAGTAAAACTTTTTGATATTGCCCAGACTGACCGCACTGAAGTTATAAAAGAGTTGCTTGATGCAAAGGGTATCTGCCTAGGCTCTTCGACCCATGATAATGATATGCTTGCGAATATAGCTTCGTTTTTAGAGTTGCTAAAAGGGCTTAAACCAAAAAACAGGGTTGCGGGTGCGTTTGGTTCTTATGGTTGGGCAGGTGGGGCCCTAAAGGAAATTGAGAATGCCGTAGGGGCATCCGGCATTAAGTTAGTGCAACCTTCTTTAGGAGTTAAGTATGTTCCAGATGATAAAGAATTAGAGGCGTGCTATAATTGGGGAAAGGATTTCGCCAAAAATATATGA
- a CDS encoding rubredoxin, which produces MKKYRCIVCGYIYDPAKGDPDNGINPGTSFEDLPASWVCPECGVGKDSFEEVAD; this is translated from the coding sequence ATGAAGAAATATCGTTGTATTGTTTGTGGTTATATCTATGATCCGGCAAAGGGTGATCCAGATAATGGGATAAATCCTGGTACTTCTTTTGAGGACTTACCTGCATCCTGGGTTTGTCCTGAATGTGGCGTAGGTAAGGATAGCTTTGAAGAGGTCGCAGATTAG
- a CDS encoding pyridoxamine 5'-phosphate oxidase family protein, with amino-acid sequence MKHLTEEIIYFFRSQNFIVVSSVDKGGSPHASCKGLIDINKNGRIYLLDLYRKKTFENLKRNHNISITAVDEHHFRGFCLKGKARLVEAEKLKSHILKAWEEKIVDRITNRVLKNIHGEKGHAKHPESRLPRPAYMIVMETEEIVDLTPAHIK; translated from the coding sequence ATGAAGCACTTAACTGAAGAAATCATTTATTTTTTTAGAAGTCAGAACTTTATTGTAGTTTCTTCTGTTGATAAAGGAGGCAGTCCGCATGCCTCATGCAAAGGCCTGATAGATATAAACAAGAATGGCCGAATATATCTCCTTGACCTTTATAGAAAAAAGACATTTGAAAATTTAAAACGAAACCACAATATAAGTATTACAGCTGTAGACGAGCATCATTTTAGAGGTTTCTGCCTTAAGGGAAAGGCAAGATTAGTCGAGGCAGAAAAACTCAAATCTCATATCTTAAAGGCCTGGGAAGAGAAAATTGTTGATAGAATAACCAATCGCGTGTTGAAAAATATACATGGAGAAAAAGGTCACGCAAAACATCCTGAGTCACGCCTGCCTAGACCGGCATATATGATTGTTATGGAGACAGAGGAGATAGTTGATCTTACTCCAGCCCATATTAAATAA
- a CDS encoding glutathione S-transferase N-terminal domain-containing protein — MPKNVKVYSTPTCPYCIKVKQFLKESNVDFENLDVSTDQEKAQEMMKKSGQMGVPVLDIEGEIIVGFDKEAITKALNL; from the coding sequence ATGCCTAAAAATGTCAAGGTTTATAGCACTCCCACATGTCCTTATTGTATTAAGGTCAAGCAGTTCTTGAAAGAGAGTAATGTTGATTTTGAGAATTTAGATGTTTCCACTGATCAGGAAAAGGCCCAGGAGATGATGAAAAAGTCAGGTCAGATGGGTGTGCCTGTATTAGATATTGAAGGTGAGATTATTGTTGGCTTTGACAAGGAAGCAATAACAAAAGCGCTGAATCTATAG
- a CDS encoding permease — MAKDPICGMTLNESSSLKLAHNDKTYYFCSVNCLKKFSQQNNINPQQLKGCLISPNVPFYKNKSIIVAAILLSLVLLSYQFPLLEAFRKSLLMYFKTIWWAVLLGFFLGGLIDYYVPREYVSSILAKPRKRTIFYSVILGFFMSACSHGILALSIELHKKGASNPAVIAFLLASPWANLPLTIMLIGFFGLKAAYIIISAIVIAIITGFVFQFLQKHNLIETNANVTNVGSDLSIIADIKRRSREYKLTVSNLKSDAKGIYQGMLSLSNMVLWWILIGMGLASLAAAYIPKEIFSNYMGPTAGGLLVTLIVATIIEVCSEGSAPLAFEIFRQTKALGNSFVFLMAGVVTDYTEIGLIWHNVGKKTAIWLPVITVPQVILLGFIANKIF; from the coding sequence ATGGCAAAAGACCCTATTTGCGGGATGACGCTTAATGAGTCATCATCTTTAAAATTAGCACATAATGATAAGACGTATTATTTCTGCAGCGTGAATTGCCTTAAAAAATTTTCCCAGCAAAACAATATTAATCCGCAACAGCTCAAGGGATGTTTGATTTCTCCTAATGTCCCATTCTATAAGAACAAGAGCATAATTGTCGCTGCAATTTTGCTATCCTTAGTTTTGTTATCGTATCAATTTCCCTTGCTTGAGGCCTTTAGAAAATCCCTGCTGATGTATTTTAAGACTATTTGGTGGGCAGTCCTTTTAGGTTTTTTCCTGGGAGGTCTCATCGATTACTATGTACCGCGCGAATATGTTTCTTCAATTCTTGCCAAGCCAAGAAAACGCACAATTTTTTATTCAGTGATTTTGGGTTTTTTTATGAGTGCCTGCTCTCACGGTATATTAGCCCTGTCTATAGAACTTCACAAAAAAGGAGCTTCTAACCCGGCTGTAATAGCCTTTTTACTTGCAAGTCCCTGGGCTAATTTGCCGCTTACAATAATGCTAATAGGATTTTTTGGCTTAAAGGCCGCCTACATAATAATTTCGGCTATTGTAATCGCGATAATAACAGGATTTGTTTTTCAGTTTTTACAAAAACACAATCTTATAGAGACTAATGCTAATGTTACTAATGTTGGAAGCGATCTTTCTATAATAGCTGACATCAAGAGGAGATCTAGAGAGTATAAGCTAACAGTGTCTAATCTTAAATCTGATGCAAAAGGTATATATCAGGGAATGCTGTCTTTATCCAATATGGTGCTCTGGTGGATTTTAATCGGTATGGGCCTGGCAAGTTTGGCTGCTGCTTATATTCCTAAAGAAATATTCAGCAATTATATGGGCCCAACAGCAGGGGGTTTACTAGTGACGCTTATAGTTGCCACTATAATTGAGGTTTGCTCTGAAGGTTCTGCGCCTTTAGCCTTCGAGATATTCAGGCAAACAAAGGCCTTAGGAAATAGCTTTGTTTTTCTTATGGCAGGCGTAGTTACAGATTATACAGAGATAGGGCTCATATGGCATAATGTGGGCAAGAAGACAGCTATCTGGCTGCCTGTTATAACTGTTCCGCAGGTAATCTTATTAGGTTTTATTGCCAATAAAATTTTCTAA
- a CDS encoding FAD-dependent oxidoreductase, protein MIYDLIIIGAGPAGITASVYAARKKMNFLVISKDIGGQAAWSGDIENYTGYQFVTGPELAAKFEQHLRKYDFVLKEQEEVREVKKETDVIIVKSNKGTYQAKTLIIASGKRSRELNVKGEKEFKNKGLTYCATCDGPLFSGKDVAIIGGGNSSLDAALQLIKIAKRIYIINISSGLAGDAVMLDKVLGNEKVKVFNNSSVTEILGDKFLSSIKIKTQEGQEELLVSGVFVEIGLNPNSEFAPSLERNELGEIKVNFHNETNIEGIFAAGDVTNVPEKQIIIAAGEGSKAALSAFGFLARKR, encoded by the coding sequence ATGATTTATGATCTTATTATTATTGGTGCTGGACCAGCAGGCATAACAGCGAGTGTTTATGCTGCGCGGAAAAAAATGAATTTTTTAGTTATTAGTAAGGATATTGGCGGTCAGGCTGCATGGAGCGGCGATATTGAGAATTATACAGGCTATCAGTTTGTTACGGGTCCTGAATTAGCAGCAAAGTTTGAGCAGCATCTGAGAAAATACGATTTTGTCTTGAAGGAGCAAGAAGAGGTAAGAGAGGTTAAGAAAGAGACAGATGTAATTATAGTTAAAAGCAATAAAGGCACTTATCAGGCAAAGACACTAATAATCGCCTCTGGCAAAAGATCAAGAGAATTAAATGTCAAAGGCGAAAAGGAATTCAAGAATAAGGGCCTTACATATTGCGCTACCTGCGATGGACCGCTGTTTTCTGGAAAGGATGTAGCAATTATTGGCGGCGGGAATTCAAGTCTGGATGCTGCACTGCAATTAATAAAAATAGCCAAGCGCATTTATATAATAAATATTAGCTCAGGGCTTGCTGGAGATGCTGTAATGCTGGATAAGGTCTTAGGCAACGAAAAGGTAAAGGTTTTTAATAACAGCTCTGTGACTGAAATTTTAGGAGATAAATTCCTCAGTTCCATTAAGATAAAGACTCAAGAAGGGCAAGAGGAGCTTTTGGTTTCAGGCGTTTTTGTTGAAATCGGCCTTAATCCAAATTCTGAATTTGCACCCAGCTTAGAAAGAAATGAACTAGGTGAAATTAAGGTGAACTTTCACAACGAGACAAATATTGAAGGAATCTTTGCTGCGGGTGATGTCACCAACGTCCCGGAGAAACAGATTATAATTGCCGCTGGTGAAGGCTCTAAGGCGGCTTTAAGTGCTTTTGGTTTTCTGGCTAGGAAAAGATAG